The genomic segment CGAAGTTTGCCTGGCGGGCGACGAAGTCCTTCAGGTCGTTGTCATTGAGCGGATTGGTCTTGCCCAGGCTGCGGCCCGGATCCAGCTGGTAGTACCAGATCTTCCGGGTCGGGGCGCCCTTCTCGAAGAACAGCACGACGGTCTTCACGCCGGCACCCAGGAACGTACCGCCCGGACAGTCGAGGATGGTGTGCAGGTTGCAACTCTGCAGCAGATCCTTCCTCAGGGCACGGGCGGCATTGTCGCTGTTGGACAGAAACGTGTTCTTAATGACCACGGCGCCACGGCCGCCCGCCTTCAGGTACTTGATGAAGTGCTGCAGGAACAGGAAAGCCGTCTCGCCGGTCTTGATCGGGAAGTTCTGCTGGACTTCCTTGCGTTCCTTGCCGCCAAAGGGCGGATTGGCAAGGATCACGTCGAAGCGGTCCTTCTCCTGAATGTCGCTCAGGTTCTCGGTGAGGCTATTGGTGTGGACGACATTGGGTGCCTCGATGCCATGCAGAATCATATTCATGATCCCGATCACATACGGCAGGCTCTTCTTCTCCTTGGCGTAAAAGGTCCGGGTCTGGAGGATGTCCAGGTCGCTGGTGGACAGGTGGCTGCCATCTCCCTTCCCGTCTGGGCCATAGCGAAGATAGTCATGCGCCTCGCACAGGAAGCCTGCGGAACCGGCCGCGGCGTCGTAAATGCGCTCGCCGATGCGGGGGTTGGTCACCTGGATCATGGCGCGGATCAGTGGGCGCGGCGTGTAGTACTCACCGCCATTACGCCCGGCGTTGCCCATGTTGCGGATCTTCGCCTCGTACAGGTGCGAGAGCTCGTGCTTCTGCTTCTGCGACCGGAAGGTCAGACCATCGAGCAGCTCAAGCGCATCTCTCAGGCTGTAGCCACTTTGGAACTTGTTGCGGATCTCGCTGAAGATCTCGCCGATCTTGTATTCGATGGTATCCGGCCCGGTAGCTCGCTCCCGGAACCCCTGCAGGTAGGGGAACAGCTCACCATTGACGAAGGCAATCAGGTCGGCGCCGGTGAGTGCGGTGTCGTGGTCGAACTCGCCTGCCGCGTTCTTGGGTGCGGCCCAGGCGGACCAGCGATAAGGATCATCGATGATAAACCGGTAAGACTTGCCGACCAGCTCGGTCTCTTGGGCACGCTCGTACTCCAGGTCATCCAGGTACTTGAGGAACAGCATCCACGAAGTCTGCTCGGTGTAGTCCAGCTCGGAGGCACAGCCGTCCTCCTTCCAAAGGACGTCGTCGATGTTGCGGAAGGTTTGTTCGAACATGGTTATCCGTTACCCAGTTTCTACTAAATGGCTAGCAATCTAATTAACCCGTGGCTCACCAGCCGAGCCCGACAGCCCAAGTTCACGCCACAGCCGATTCGTAATCTCCCTCTGCTCAGCCGCGAGTTCCGCGATGCGGTGCTCAATGTCCGCCTGCCGGTCAAACGCTTCCACCAAGCGTTCCTGCTCCTCCATCGAAGGCACCCAGACGGGGATCGCGCGAAGGTCGGCCAGGGAAATATTGGGAATTGTGCCACCAGTAGACAGTGCTTCCAGGATCTTCTGGACTGCGGGGGATCGTAAATACATTGCCAAGAACCGAGGATTCTTGATGCCCGCACCACTACGAATTCTAAGAATAACTGACGCCTGGGATGGGAGCAGCGGCATAGCCTGATCGGGGGTCGGGTCTGCGATAGCAACCGTCCCGATAGTGCCCTTAGTGGAAAGAAGCACGTCGCCGCGCTGGAGCACCTGACTGGATTTGGCATCCAACAGTTCAGGGTCCACCCGACGCACGCGCTCTACTCTCGTCAGGAACCCGAACTCTGGCATCTCACCCGGCGTTGCTTCTTGAATCGCCACACCTGCCTCGCCTTCATTGGCG from the Wenzhouxiangella sp. XN24 genome contains:
- a CDS encoding N-6 DNA methylase, which produces MFEQTFRNIDDVLWKEDGCASELDYTEQTSWMLFLKYLDDLEYERAQETELVGKSYRFIIDDPYRWSAWAAPKNAAGEFDHDTALTGADLIAFVNGELFPYLQGFRERATGPDTIEYKIGEIFSEIRNKFQSGYSLRDALELLDGLTFRSQKQKHELSHLYEAKIRNMGNAGRNGGEYYTPRPLIRAMIQVTNPRIGERIYDAAAGSAGFLCEAHDYLRYGPDGKGDGSHLSTSDLDILQTRTFYAKEKKSLPYVIGIMNMILHGIEAPNVVHTNSLTENLSDIQEKDRFDVILANPPFGGKERKEVQQNFPIKTGETAFLFLQHFIKYLKAGGRGAVVIKNTFLSNSDNAARALRKDLLQSCNLHTILDCPGGTFLGAGVKTVVLFFEKGAPTRKIWYYQLDPGRSLGKTNPLNDNDLKDFVARQANFEDSENSWTVDVKDIDPDSVDLSVKNPNKAEAAPLRDPEVIINEIETLDKESEEILEGIRGML